From Candidatus Methylopumilus planktonicus, a single genomic window includes:
- a CDS encoding TRZ/ATZ family hydrolase — MTDTRIHPVSTIISAKWICPVRPQNTVLEDHSIIIDEDRIIDIIETKKVASLYQSNQHFQLHHHIVTPGLINAHTHAAMNLFRGFADDQPLHTWLNDSIWPLEKKWVTPDFVYDGTLIACAEMLKSGVTTFNEMYFYPEAASRAIKQSGMRANIGLFVMDYPSNYANDGEDYLMKGLEARDGWRDESRITSSLAPHAPYSVSDKTLNQVLTYANQLNLTIHMHIHETENEISESLKQYQIRPIERLNRLGIISPQFMAVHAVYLNDEDLSTLSKESASVIHCPTSNLKLGSGIANIEALQKNHINVCIGTDGSASNNKQDVLHDMQLASLLAKGMTKNPAILDAKTSLDMVTINAAKALGLEDCIGSIEKGKFADLTVFNMDHLSTLPMFDPMSHLVYATTREEVSHVWVNGLLQYEEEHLTSIDIQSCKDIALRWQLKLKQNI, encoded by the coding sequence ATGACAGATACGCGTATCCACCCTGTCAGTACGATTATTTCAGCCAAATGGATTTGTCCTGTTAGACCGCAAAATACAGTGCTCGAGGATCATTCGATCATTATTGATGAGGATCGAATCATCGATATTATTGAGACAAAAAAAGTAGCTTCACTTTATCAGAGCAATCAACACTTTCAACTGCATCACCATATTGTTACCCCTGGTCTTATTAATGCACATACGCATGCTGCTATGAATTTATTTCGAGGTTTCGCAGACGATCAGCCACTTCATACATGGCTTAATGACTCTATTTGGCCGCTTGAAAAAAAATGGGTCACACCGGATTTTGTTTATGACGGCACATTGATAGCGTGCGCTGAAATGCTAAAAAGTGGTGTGACTACGTTTAATGAAATGTACTTTTATCCTGAAGCAGCATCGCGCGCTATTAAACAAAGTGGTATGCGAGCTAACATCGGTCTTTTTGTGATGGATTATCCCTCTAATTACGCAAATGATGGAGAGGATTATCTAATGAAAGGGCTTGAAGCCAGAGATGGTTGGCGTGATGAAAGTCGAATTACATCAAGCTTAGCCCCGCATGCACCATACTCAGTCTCAGATAAAACCTTAAATCAAGTTTTAACTTATGCTAACCAACTCAATCTCACTATTCATATGCATATCCATGAAACAGAAAATGAAATTAGTGAGAGCTTAAAACAATATCAAATAAGACCCATTGAGAGACTCAATCGTCTTGGTATCATAAGCCCACAATTTATGGCAGTGCATGCTGTTTATTTGAACGATGAAGATTTAAGCACACTTTCAAAAGAATCTGCATCGGTCATTCATTGCCCGACATCCAATTTAAAATTAGGAAGTGGTATCGCTAATATTGAAGCGTTACAAAAAAACCATATTAATGTATGTATTGGTACAGATGGAAGTGCAAGCAATAATAAGCAAGACGTATTGCATGATATGCAATTAGCATCTTTGCTTGCTAAAGGCATGACAAAAAATCCTGCGATCCTTGATGCTAAAACATCTTTAGACATGGTCACTATTAATGCTGCAAAAGCACTTGGACTTGAAGATTGTATTGGGTCGATTGAAAAAGGAAAGTTTGCAGATTTGACGGTATTTAATATGGATCACTTATCTACATTACCTATGTTCGACCCTATGAGTCATTTAGTTTATGCAACTACGCGAGAAGAGGTCAGTCATGTGTGGGTGAATGGTTTATTGCAGTATGAAGAAGAACACTTAACATCCATTGATATTCAATCATGTAAGGATATAGCGCTCAGATGGCAACTCAAGCTAAAACAAAACATATAA
- a CDS encoding YbaB/EbfC family nucleoid-associated protein, whose translation MMKGGMGNLMKQAQMMQANMQKAQDELGLIDVEGLASNGLVKIAISCKHQIKKISIDPSVMNDHEMLEDLLIVAFKDALQKIEQTTNAKMGNMLPPGMKLPF comes from the coding sequence ATGATGAAGGGCGGCATGGGTAACTTAATGAAACAAGCACAAATGATGCAGGCTAATATGCAAAAAGCACAAGATGAACTTGGGCTTATTGATGTAGAAGGCTTAGCAAGTAATGGCCTTGTTAAAATTGCTATTTCTTGCAAACATCAAATTAAAAAAATATCGATCGATCCATCTGTCATGAATGATCATGAAATGTTAGAAGACCTTCTCATTGTAGCTTTTAAAGATGCATTACAAAAAATTGAACAAACCACTAATGCCAAGATGGGCAATATGTTGCCTCCTGGTATGAAGTTACCTTTCTAA
- a CDS encoding HAD family hydrolase, with the protein MMKAVLFDLDGTLIDSAPQLVGALNQLRKQYDLPPIPFLVGRPFASHGAAGLLKAGFNMDKNDPLFYARVQEFLDIYKEVFNQNIQCMEGIEELINTLNLRKISWGIVTNKARKFAQPIVSSHPLLKHTSCLIAGDDVKLPKPSPEGLMKASQLLSIKPSDIIYLGDDKRDVMAANDASMVSMAARYGYLEAGDDAKSWGAQHIIDKPSDLLTYLSL; encoded by the coding sequence ATGATGAAAGCTGTTCTTTTTGATTTAGATGGTACTTTGATTGATAGTGCACCGCAACTTGTAGGAGCGCTTAATCAATTAAGAAAACAGTATGATTTACCCCCCATTCCTTTTTTAGTAGGACGACCTTTTGCTTCACATGGTGCGGCAGGTTTACTGAAAGCTGGGTTTAACATGGATAAAAACGATCCTCTTTTTTATGCGCGTGTTCAAGAATTCCTAGATATCTATAAAGAAGTATTTAATCAAAATATACAATGCATGGAAGGTATTGAAGAATTGATTAATACTTTAAACCTTAGAAAAATTTCCTGGGGTATTGTGACGAATAAAGCTAGGAAGTTTGCGCAGCCAATTGTATCTTCTCATCCGCTTTTAAAACATACATCATGTCTTATTGCAGGAGATGACGTTAAGTTACCAAAACCTTCACCCGAAGGTCTTATGAAAGCCTCACAGCTTCTTTCAATAAAACCATCTGACATTATTTATTTAGGTGATGATAAGCGTGATGTTATGGCAGCAAACGATGCAAGCATGGTTAGTATGGCGGCGCGATACGGATATTTAGAAGCAGGGGATGATGCAAAATCCTGGGGCGCTCAACATATCATTGATAAGCCATCTGATCTTTTAACTTATCTCAGTCTTTAA
- the recR gene encoding recombination mediator RecR — translation MKNTEALEQLVDALRCLPGIGPKSALRMAYHLLQHNRKGAAQLSSAIANAIELVGHCSYCNNFSEEVICSLCSSKDRDASILCVIEMPSDLMMLEQTHSYNGMYFILMGKLSPLDGIGPKDIHLDRLLKRLDAGIVKEVILANNFTVSGDATAHYVTELLKARGIRLSRIARGLPMGGEIEYVDSGTLAQAMIERKIIKD, via the coding sequence ATGAAAAATACTGAAGCACTCGAACAGCTTGTCGATGCACTAAGGTGCTTACCTGGGATTGGCCCTAAATCAGCTCTGCGTATGGCTTACCATCTTCTGCAGCACAATAGAAAAGGTGCAGCGCAACTCTCAAGCGCTATTGCTAACGCAATCGAATTAGTTGGACATTGCTCCTATTGCAATAACTTTTCTGAAGAAGTAATTTGCTCACTTTGCTCATCCAAAGATCGAGACGCCTCAATTCTTTGTGTGATCGAAATGCCAAGTGATCTTATGATGTTAGAACAAACGCACTCTTATAACGGCATGTATTTTATTTTAATGGGTAAACTCTCGCCTTTAGATGGTATTGGTCCGAAAGATATCCATTTAGACAGACTTTTAAAACGTCTTGATGCTGGAATCGTTAAAGAAGTGATCTTAGCGAATAATTTTACGGTGAGCGGAGATGCTACTGCCCATTATGTTACTGAACTTCTTAAAGCGCGCGGTATTCGATTAAGTCGAATAGCAAGAGGCTTACCTATGGGTGGTGAAATTGAATATGTAGATAGCGGGACGCTTGCCCAAGCTATGATTGAACGTAAAATAATTAAAGACTGA
- the ubiG gene encoding bifunctional 2-polyprenyl-6-hydroxyphenol methylase/3-demethylubiquinol 3-O-methyltransferase UbiG: MATQAKTKHINVSEEEIAKFNELAHKWWDKTSEFKPLHDINPLRLNFIHEKINLKDKKVLDVGCGGGILSESMANLGADVTGIDMGEKVINIAKLHALQTKIDINYQCTSLEAFTSKHKPIFDVITCMEMLEHVPEPSAVVALCAKLLKPGGTLFMSTINRNIKAYLFAVIGAEYILNLLPRGTHDYEKFIKPSELISWCRKEDLAVVTLKGMTYNPITDVYKLGDDVSVNYLLEVTKD; encoded by the coding sequence ATGGCAACTCAAGCTAAAACAAAACATATAAACGTTTCGGAAGAAGAAATCGCTAAATTTAATGAGCTCGCTCACAAATGGTGGGATAAAACGAGTGAATTTAAACCACTTCACGATATCAATCCTCTCCGTCTTAATTTTATCCATGAAAAAATTAATTTAAAGGATAAAAAAGTGCTCGATGTAGGTTGCGGAGGGGGCATTCTTTCTGAATCTATGGCAAATTTGGGTGCGGATGTCACAGGAATTGATATGGGTGAGAAAGTGATCAACATTGCAAAACTCCATGCACTGCAAACAAAGATAGATATTAATTATCAATGCACTTCTCTAGAAGCTTTTACTTCAAAACATAAGCCTATTTTTGATGTGATTACATGTATGGAAATGCTAGAGCATGTGCCAGAACCTTCAGCTGTTGTGGCATTATGCGCGAAACTTTTAAAACCAGGCGGCACACTTTTTATGTCGACCATTAATCGCAATATAAAGGCTTATTTATTTGCAGTGATTGGTGCTGAATATATTCTGAATTTATTACCGCGCGGCACACATGATTACGAAAAATTTATTAAACCCTCTGAACTCATTTCCTGGTGTCGAAAAGAAGATCTAGCGGTTGTTACCTTAAAAGGTATGACTTATAACCCAATCACAGATGTGTATAAATTGGGCGATGATGTTTCGGTTAATTATCTTCTTGAAGTCACAAAAGATTAA